In Chitinophagaceae bacterium, the genomic window GGCGCAGGATATGTAGTGGATTTTGCCAGCAAGGATGAATGTGAATTAAAAATGCAATATTTCGAAAAAGAATACATGCAGTTTTTGGAGTTTTACCAGCAGTACAATCCTGCAAACATTAATATGCTTGCCTTTGAAAAATACTCGGCTTACAATATTACCGAAACGCTGGTTCAGGCATTGAATAAAATAACGGAAAGTTGAAGAAAATATTTGTTTTATATCGCTATTGTAATGTATTGGGTTTTGCTTCGCTGCTCAGTTTTTTAGGGCAACGGTTGGCAAAACGCAATACTTTAATATCAATTTCAGTAAAAAATTTACCACACAAAATAATCATCCGCAACCAGCCGGCTGATTTTGCTGTATTTACACAGGTTTTTGTCAATAAAGAATACGATGTTGCGCTTGCGCATCCTGTAAATAGCATTATTGATTGCGGCGCTAATATTGGGCTGGCAGCTTTATACTTTACTACAAAATATCCGCAAGCTTCTATTAAATGTATTGAACCCGAAAAAGAAAATTTTGAATTGCTCCTGCAAAATACCCAACACTATAAAAATATTTCCTGCCTAAATGCAGGCGTTTGGCATAAAAAAGTTTTGCTGCAGGTTATTGACAAAGGCTATGGCAGCCTCGGTTTTCAGGTGAAAGAAACCAGGGAAAAAGAAAATTCCCTGCCGGCAAAAGATATGAGTTCTATAATGCAGGACTGGGGAAAAACAAATATTGATATTGTAAAACTGGATATAGAAGGCAGCGAAGAACAGGTAATTTTAGAGGATAAGAGCAACTGGCCGCAAAAAGCAAAAACTATTTTTGTGGAAATACACGATAACCTAAAACCCGGGCTTACCGAAAAAATAGTTGCCAAACTGCAAGCAGATTTTAATTTTCACAAAAATGGGGAATATATGGTGTTTACCAAAAAAATTAATGCATGATTGGTTTTGTAGTGCCCATAAAACCAAGGCGCTTTTCTACCAATTGGGAAAAAGATAACCGTCTGCTGGAACGTACGCTGGGCGCTATACTTAACCAAACCGACCCCAATTTTAAAATATTTATTCTTTATACCGATAAGCCGAAAATAAATATTCATCATTCTTCCATTAATTATATACTTTTTGATTTTCCTTTTTTAGAAACTAAGGAAATACTAGACTTTGAATCTAAGGTAAAACGCTGGATGCCCGACCCGGTTTATGTAAGCAAAATGTTTGACAAAGGAAGAAAAATTATGCTGGGCTGTAAATATGCCAAAGAAGCAGGCTGCAATTTTATA contains:
- a CDS encoding FkbM family methyltransferase, producing the protein MKKIFVLYRYCNVLGFASLLSFLGQRLAKRNTLISISVKNLPHKIIIRNQPADFAVFTQVFVNKEYDVALAHPVNSIIDCGANIGLAALYFTTKYPQASIKCIEPEKENFELLLQNTQHYKNISCLNAGVWHKKVLLQVIDKGYGSLGFQVKETREKENSLPAKDMSSIMQDWGKTNIDIVKLDIEGSEEQVILEDKSNWPQKAKTIFVEIHDNLKPGLTEKIVAKLQADFNFHKNGEYMVFTKKINA